The nucleotide window TCGGCCATGCGCTGCTCACGCACTTTCCAACCGCGCAGATAGAACGCATAGACATTCCGTTCGTCGACAGCCCGGTCAAGGCGACGGCGGCTCTGGCGCGCATCCTCGATGCCGCCGGCGATGGTGAGCCGCCGGTCATCCTGTGCAGCATTTCCGATGACGCCGTGCGGGCGATCATCAAAAGCTCAGGGCTGCTGTGCCTGGATGTACTCGAAGCCTTTATCGCTCCACTCGAGGCCGCCTTTGGGGTAACCGCTGCGCAGCAAACGCTTCACACCCATGGCGCGCCGGAATCGGGGGACTACGAGGAACGGATCGAAGCGATCAACTTCAGCCTGGCTCACGACGACGGTGTGGACGGCAAGCACTTGTCGGACGCCGACATTATCCTGATCGGCGTGTCGCGCTCCGGCAAGACGCCCACCAGCCTGTACCTGAGCCTGCAGTTCGGCATCCGCGCCGCGAACTTTCCATTGACCGAAGATGACCTTGAAAATCAAAGCCTTCCCAAGTCCTTGCTGCCCCATCGCAAGAAACTGTTTGGGCTTAGCATAGACCCGATGCGTATCCACCGCATCCGCGAG belongs to Immundisolibacter sp. and includes:
- a CDS encoding pyruvate, water dikinase regulatory protein, yielding MTRSVFFVSDQTGITVQTLGHALLTHFPTAQIERIDIPFVDSPVKATAALARILDAAGDGEPPVILCSISDDAVRAIIKSSGLLCLDVLEAFIAPLEAAFGVTAAQQTLHTHGAPESGDYEERIEAINFSLAHDDGVDGKHLSDADIILIGVSRSGKTPTSLYLSLQFGIRAANFPLTEDDLENQSLPKSLLPHRKKLFGLSIDPMRIHRIREERRPGSRYASLPQCQFEARQALRLYQRLNIPHLDSTHKSIEEISTTVIQQFSLKRRIF